A genomic window from Kineosporia sp. NBRC 101731 includes:
- a CDS encoding DUF4267 domain-containing protein translates to MHVTALVIAILGCVAIIVIGTRFLLLPRQTTLDFGVPADSLRALTAIKGARDITSGVVLLVIWAATGSTPFGWGLIAAALTPVADAVIVVTNGGKLSTALGIHGITAAVLVVAGLVLALG, encoded by the coding sequence ATGCATGTCACCGCCCTGGTGATCGCGATCCTCGGTTGCGTCGCCATCATCGTCATCGGCACCCGGTTCCTCCTCCTGCCCCGGCAGACGACACTCGACTTCGGCGTTCCTGCTGACAGCCTCCGGGCGCTGACCGCCATCAAGGGCGCCCGCGACATCACCTCCGGCGTGGTGCTTCTGGTGATCTGGGCGGCCACCGGCAGCACCCCGTTCGGCTGGGGCCTGATCGCCGCGGCCCTCACCCCGGTCGCCGACGCCGTCATCGTGGTCACCAACGGCGGAAAACTCTCCACCGCCCTGGGCATTCACGGGATCACGGCCGCCGTGCTCGTCGTGGCCGGCCTGGTACTGGCGCTGGGGTGA
- a CDS encoding ricin-type beta-trefoil lectin domain protein translates to MRPPLGFLKRRASRRVLPLVAVAGAVALAAAFTVSQSASATVPATPSGFTLTWSDDFDGAANTGLDQSKWKYDTGPGSSFGTGEIETMTNSTSNVYYDGQSHLVLKANHSGSDPASGWTSGRVETQAATFGAAPGGVVRIESRLQQPDVTTANGAGYWPAFWMLGAPLRSGVTWPKSGEIDILENINGRPSVFSAIHCGVNPGGPCNESTGITSGERSCAGCSTGFHNYAVEIDRSTSPEQVRFYLDGNNFYTIKANQVDATTWADAIDHPFFIIYDLAIGGGFPNAFGGGPNASTVSGGKLVIDSVAVYNKGASGGGTVTGKTIKGPGGKCVDVAGDDTGGDGTAVQLWDCQSAAKDQHWTAGGQTLQTLGKCLDIAGGASAAGTKLQLANCNGGGYQNWVAQSDGSMKNPTTGRCIDSPSGATANGTRLQIWDCNGSAAQKFSLV, encoded by the coding sequence ATGCGCCCACCCCTGGGTTTCCTGAAACGCCGCGCCTCGAGGAGAGTGCTCCCCCTCGTCGCCGTCGCCGGGGCCGTTGCCCTCGCCGCCGCGTTCACCGTGTCGCAGAGCGCCAGCGCGACGGTGCCCGCCACCCCGTCCGGCTTCACGCTCACCTGGAGCGACGATTTCGACGGGGCCGCGAACACCGGCCTGGACCAGAGCAAATGGAAGTACGACACCGGCCCGGGCAGCAGCTTCGGCACCGGCGAGATCGAGACCATGACCAACAGCACGTCGAACGTGTACTACGACGGCCAGAGCCACCTGGTACTGAAGGCGAACCACTCCGGCTCAGACCCGGCCTCCGGCTGGACCTCGGGCCGCGTCGAGACGCAGGCGGCCACGTTCGGCGCCGCCCCGGGCGGTGTGGTCCGGATCGAGTCCCGGCTCCAGCAGCCCGATGTGACCACCGCCAACGGTGCCGGCTACTGGCCGGCGTTCTGGATGCTCGGCGCCCCGCTGCGTTCCGGGGTGACGTGGCCGAAGTCCGGTGAGATCGACATCCTGGAGAACATCAACGGCCGCCCCTCGGTGTTCTCCGCCATCCACTGCGGCGTCAACCCGGGTGGCCCGTGCAACGAGTCGACGGGGATCACCTCGGGCGAACGTTCCTGTGCGGGCTGCTCGACCGGGTTCCACAACTACGCCGTGGAGATCGACCGCTCGACCTCACCCGAGCAGGTCCGGTTCTACCTGGACGGCAACAACTTCTACACGATCAAGGCCAACCAGGTAGACGCCACCACCTGGGCCGACGCCATCGATCACCCGTTCTTCATCATCTACGACCTGGCGATCGGCGGTGGCTTCCCCAACGCCTTCGGTGGTGGGCCCAACGCCTCCACGGTCTCGGGCGGCAAGCTCGTCATCGACTCGGTGGCCGTCTACAACAAGGGCGCTTCCGGCGGCGGCACGGTGACCGGCAAGACCATCAAGGGCCCCGGTGGCAAGTGCGTGGACGTGGCCGGTGACGACACCGGGGGCGACGGCACCGCGGTACAACTGTGGGACTGCCAGTCCGCGGCCAAGGACCAGCACTGGACCGCCGGCGGTCAGACCCTGCAGACCCTGGGCAAGTGCCTGGACATCGCGGGCGGAGCCAGTGCGGCGGGCACCAAGCTGCAGCTCGCGAACTGCAACGGCGGCGGCTACCAGAACTGGGTGGCGCAGTCCGACGGCTCGATGAAGAACCCGACGACCGGGCGCTGCATCGACTCCCCGTCGGGAGCCACGGCCAACGGCACCCGGCTCCAGATCTGGGACTGCAACGGCTCTGCGGCGCAGAAGTTCTCCCTGGTGTGA
- a CDS encoding SDR family oxidoreductase — MIIVTGATGALNGSTVDHLLDRVPAQEIAVVARDVTKAQRFAERGVAVRPGDYHEPDSLPAAFEGADQLLLVSSSDPASPAVPAHRAAIEAAVRVGVGRILYTSHQGAAPDSPFAPARDHFATEQILADSGVAWTSLRNGFYAHSLAWLLGQWQETGRITVPGDGPVSWTSREDEGEAAAVILTSGTAYDGPTTITASAAPTFEEIAMIASELTGRAIACEVIDPEAWVAARTAGGQPEFMVRFLLGMYQAAQQGFFAGTDPLLKTLIGREPATVRDALAGLMA; from the coding sequence ATGATCATCGTCACCGGGGCCACCGGCGCCCTGAACGGCTCGACCGTCGACCACCTGCTCGACCGCGTTCCCGCCCAGGAGATCGCCGTGGTGGCCCGCGACGTCACCAAGGCCCAGCGGTTCGCCGAGCGGGGAGTCGCCGTCCGCCCGGGCGACTACCACGAACCGGATTCTTTGCCAGCTGCTTTCGAGGGTGCCGACCAGCTGTTGCTGGTCTCCTCGAGCGACCCGGCCAGCCCCGCCGTCCCTGCGCACCGCGCGGCGATCGAGGCGGCCGTGAGGGTGGGGGTGGGTCGCATCCTGTACACGAGCCACCAGGGCGCCGCGCCGGACAGTCCCTTCGCCCCCGCGCGCGACCATTTCGCCACCGAGCAGATCCTCGCCGACTCGGGGGTCGCCTGGACCTCGCTGCGCAATGGCTTCTACGCCCACAGTCTCGCCTGGCTGCTGGGGCAGTGGCAGGAGACCGGCCGGATCACGGTCCCGGGCGACGGTCCGGTGTCGTGGACCTCGCGTGAGGACGAGGGTGAGGCCGCCGCGGTCATTCTCACCTCGGGCACGGCCTACGACGGCCCGACCACGATCACGGCGAGCGCCGCCCCCACCTTCGAGGAGATCGCGATGATCGCTTCGGAGCTGACCGGCCGGGCCATCGCCTGCGAGGTGATCGACCCGGAGGCGTGGGTCGCCGCCCGGACCGCCGGTGGGCAGCCGGAATTCATGGTGCGGTTCCTGCTCGGCATGTACCAGGCGGCCCAGCAGGGCTTCTTCGCCGGTACCGACCCCCTGCTGAAGACGCTGATCGGCCGGGAGCCGGCGACCGTCCGGGACGCGCTCGCCGGCCTGATGGCCTGA
- a CDS encoding TetR/AcrR family transcriptional regulator, which yields MTEAPSRRNDHRAKIVEVAARLLREHGAAAVTTRGVAEEAGVQAPAIYRLFGDKDGLLDAVAEHVMATFVAAKAARVEEVSAANTDALEDLRAGWETQIDFGLTNPSLFRLLSDPDRVLHSPSARSGRRVLEARVHRVALTGRLRVSENRAVGIIQAAGIGTIQLLLTTPPEQRDEGLAGSMYEAVLRQILTDAPAPPENGPLATTVAFRAVAPQLGMLSDAEQRLLGEWLDRAVEGLGSLSQP from the coding sequence GTGACCGAAGCCCCCAGCCGGCGTAACGACCACCGCGCCAAGATCGTCGAAGTGGCCGCACGCCTCCTGCGCGAGCACGGCGCCGCGGCAGTCACCACCCGCGGGGTCGCGGAGGAGGCCGGCGTGCAGGCTCCCGCGATCTACCGGCTCTTCGGCGACAAGGACGGCCTGCTCGACGCCGTGGCCGAGCACGTCATGGCCACCTTCGTGGCAGCCAAGGCCGCGCGTGTCGAGGAGGTGTCGGCGGCCAATACCGATGCGCTGGAAGATCTTCGGGCCGGCTGGGAGACCCAGATCGACTTCGGTCTCACCAACCCGTCCCTGTTCCGGCTCCTCAGCGACCCCGACCGCGTCCTCCATTCGCCGTCGGCCCGGTCGGGCCGGCGCGTCCTGGAGGCACGGGTGCACCGGGTGGCCCTGACCGGGCGGCTGCGGGTCAGCGAGAACCGGGCCGTCGGCATCATTCAGGCGGCCGGGATCGGCACCATCCAGCTACTCCTGACCACACCGCCCGAGCAGAGGGACGAGGGTCTCGCCGGGAGCATGTACGAGGCGGTGCTGCGGCAGATCCTCACCGACGCGCCGGCTCCCCCGGAGAACGGGCCCCTGGCCACGACGGTCGCGTTCCGCGCGGTCGCTCCCCAGCTCGGCATGCTCAGTGACGCCGAGCAGCGACTCCTGGGCGAGTGGCTCGACCGGGCGGTGGAAGGGCTCGGCTCCTTGTCCCAACCCTAA
- a CDS encoding DHA2 family efflux MFS transporter permease subunit: MSEGSSSSAPTPRGAPHRWWALATLSFSLLVVMCDTSVANVALPAIVRGTDATSAQLQWIVNSYVIVFAGLIMTAGALGDRFGRKGVMLIGYGVFGVASVVASVADGASQIVVARALLGVGAALILPATLSILPTIFPDESERARAYGVWAGASGVGSVLGPTLGGFLVDNLGWRAIFWINLPFLALVVPAALLLVPRSRADHPVPLDPFGALLSTAGLGVTLWGVIGAPGRGWASTTTIATLIFGFALLAAFVAHELRTPAPMLDLRVFRSTVLGAAVIAIGIGYLCLGSSLFYTTQYLQFVLDWPAMTAGVAVIPFAVAVGISAPASARFSRRWGLRMVTVTGLALITVGLGLQAALADGKTYTSTFLLLVFAGVGIGLGTAQATRVIIACLPENRAGVASAINNLTHEVGVAIGIAALGTLLATGYHTRLDLDTIGAALTPEQAERAQDGISGALRTADQLGPAGAGLADAARSAFVDAMTSGLWVAAVGALLATVLAFRLPRRAPGDDPVLVVEEPVTEDTEDTDAGRRKVQADTA, from the coding sequence GTGTCAGAAGGATCCAGCTCCTCGGCACCGACCCCGCGCGGCGCCCCCCACCGCTGGTGGGCCCTGGCCACCCTCAGCTTCAGCCTGCTCGTGGTCATGTGTGACACCAGCGTGGCGAACGTGGCCCTGCCCGCCATCGTCCGCGGCACCGACGCGACGTCGGCCCAACTGCAGTGGATCGTCAACTCGTACGTGATCGTGTTCGCCGGGCTGATCATGACCGCCGGCGCCCTGGGCGACCGGTTCGGCCGCAAGGGGGTGATGTTGATCGGCTACGGCGTTTTCGGCGTGGCCTCCGTCGTGGCCTCCGTGGCCGACGGCGCCTCCCAGATCGTCGTGGCCCGTGCCCTGTTGGGGGTCGGCGCCGCCCTGATCCTTCCCGCCACGCTCTCCATCCTGCCCACGATCTTCCCCGACGAGTCCGAGCGCGCCCGCGCTTACGGGGTCTGGGCCGGGGCCTCCGGTGTCGGGTCGGTCCTCGGGCCCACCCTCGGCGGATTCCTCGTGGACAACCTGGGCTGGCGCGCCATCTTCTGGATCAACCTGCCCTTCCTCGCCCTCGTCGTCCCGGCGGCCCTCCTGCTCGTCCCCCGGTCGCGCGCCGACCACCCGGTGCCGCTCGACCCGTTCGGGGCGCTCCTGTCCACCGCCGGCCTGGGGGTCACCCTGTGGGGGGTCATCGGCGCGCCGGGCCGCGGCTGGGCGTCCACCACCACGATCGCCACCCTGATCTTCGGGTTCGCCCTGCTCGCCGCCTTCGTCGCCCATGAACTCCGCACCCCGGCCCCGATGCTCGATCTGCGGGTCTTCCGCAGCACGGTCCTCGGGGCGGCGGTCATCGCCATCGGTATCGGCTACCTCTGCCTGGGGAGCTCGCTCTTCTACACCACGCAGTACCTCCAGTTCGTCCTGGACTGGCCGGCCATGACCGCCGGGGTCGCGGTGATCCCGTTCGCCGTCGCCGTGGGCATCAGCGCGCCGGCCAGCGCCCGGTTCAGCCGCCGCTGGGGACTGCGCATGGTCACGGTCACCGGGCTGGCCCTGATCACCGTGGGGCTGGGTCTGCAGGCCGCGCTGGCCGACGGCAAGACCTACACCTCGACGTTCCTGCTGCTGGTGTTCGCCGGGGTCGGCATCGGCCTCGGGACCGCGCAGGCCACCCGGGTGATCATCGCCTGCCTCCCGGAAAACCGGGCCGGGGTGGCGTCCGCGATCAACAACCTCACCCACGAGGTCGGCGTGGCCATCGGGATCGCCGCTCTCGGAACGCTTCTGGCCACCGGGTACCACACCCGGCTCGACCTCGACACCATCGGTGCGGCGCTGACGCCGGAGCAGGCCGAGCGCGCGCAGGACGGCATCTCCGGGGCCCTGCGCACGGCCGACCAACTCGGCCCGGCCGGAGCCGGTCTCGCCGATGCGGCGCGCAGTGCGTTCGTCGACGCGATGACGTCCGGGCTGTGGGTGGCCGCGGTGGGCGCCCTCCTGGCCACGGTGCTGGCGTTCCGGCTCCCCCGCCGGGCCCCCGGCGACGACCCGGTCCTGGTCGTCGAGGAGCCCGTCACCGAGGACACCGAGGACACCGACGCCGGGCGCCGGAAGGTCCAGGCGGACACCGCCTGA
- a CDS encoding AAA family ATPase, whose product MPGENDVVLKAEQEYLAVARGHLARMRENVLSLEAHGVDGTHSRLLASVLRRRAELLLDDPQTPLFFGRIDTASGEHWYVGRRHVADEDGDPVVVDWRADVSLGFYRAGRREPLGIDRRRRFGLDGGRITGFEDEWLGRQATAGFHSALLEKEIERPRVGPMRDIVSTIQPEQDEIVRSAGDVTVCVQGAPGTGKTAVGLHRAAWLLYTYRERLSRSGVLVVGPNSAFLDHISAVLPSLGELQVRQTTIERLTASVPVRGVEPVARAVLKGDARMAEVLRRAVWSHVGRATEALILPRGSRRWRLPASQINEIVAELTCRGVRYGSARHMLPHRLAHALLALMEEAGEAPDDRVQDAVARSREVRRCADTVWPALVPRKVLHQLLSDPTARAEWAGGVLTGAELDTLGWEKPPRSAGSARWSLADSVLLDEIEGLIERLPSLGHVVVDEAQDLSPMQLRAVGRRCENGSATVLGDIAQGTTAWATSSWQESLSHLGHGDGHIEELTRGFRVPSSVIDFAARLLPLIAPGLTAPESVRDDPGGLDLLAVLDGSQVWAETVAALRRVGERAGSVGLIVADDQLDAAEIALAGLSQAFVTLGPGRNSAGSPEPGPVGGDDPEQDALQALEALAAESPRLSLVPASVAKGLEFDHVIVVEPAGIAEAEPDLRTGLRRLYVVLTRAVSTLTVVHHRPLPEALQG is encoded by the coding sequence GTGCCGGGGGAAAACGATGTCGTCCTGAAGGCGGAACAGGAGTACCTGGCGGTGGCCCGGGGCCACCTGGCCAGGATGCGTGAGAACGTACTGTCCCTGGAGGCGCACGGGGTCGACGGCACGCACTCCCGTCTGCTGGCTTCCGTGCTGCGGCGCCGGGCCGAGCTCCTCCTCGACGACCCTCAGACGCCACTGTTTTTCGGTCGTATCGACACGGCGTCCGGCGAGCACTGGTACGTCGGGCGGCGCCATGTGGCGGATGAGGACGGTGATCCCGTCGTGGTCGACTGGCGCGCCGACGTCTCTCTCGGTTTCTACCGGGCCGGCCGTCGTGAGCCGTTGGGGATCGACCGGCGACGCCGGTTCGGTCTCGACGGTGGCCGGATCACCGGTTTCGAGGACGAGTGGCTGGGCCGGCAGGCGACCGCGGGGTTCCACAGCGCCCTCCTGGAGAAGGAGATCGAGCGGCCCCGGGTCGGCCCGATGCGTGACATCGTCTCGACCATCCAGCCGGAGCAGGACGAGATCGTCCGTTCAGCAGGCGATGTCACCGTGTGCGTTCAGGGGGCCCCGGGTACCGGCAAGACGGCGGTCGGCCTGCACCGGGCCGCCTGGCTGCTGTACACCTACCGCGAGCGGCTGAGTCGCAGTGGCGTCCTGGTGGTCGGCCCGAACAGCGCCTTTCTTGACCATATCAGTGCTGTACTGCCGAGTCTCGGTGAGCTGCAGGTCCGGCAGACCACGATCGAGCGGCTCACCGCCTCCGTGCCGGTGCGCGGCGTCGAGCCGGTCGCCCGGGCCGTGCTCAAGGGCGACGCCCGGATGGCCGAGGTGCTGCGACGCGCGGTCTGGTCGCATGTGGGCAGGGCGACCGAGGCGCTGATCCTGCCCCGGGGCTCACGCCGCTGGCGGCTGCCGGCCTCCCAGATCAACGAGATCGTCGCCGAACTGACCTGCCGGGGCGTGCGTTACGGCTCCGCCCGGCACATGCTCCCGCACCGTCTGGCTCATGCCCTGCTGGCGCTGATGGAAGAGGCCGGCGAGGCACCGGACGACCGGGTCCAGGATGCCGTGGCCCGCTCCCGGGAGGTCCGGCGCTGCGCCGACACCGTCTGGCCGGCCTTGGTGCCACGTAAGGTGTTGCACCAGTTGCTGTCCGACCCCACCGCCCGGGCGGAGTGGGCCGGTGGCGTGCTGACCGGCGCCGAACTGGACACGCTCGGCTGGGAGAAGCCGCCGCGCAGTGCCGGCTCCGCCCGGTGGTCACTGGCCGACAGCGTTCTCCTGGACGAGATCGAGGGCCTGATCGAACGTCTTCCCAGCCTGGGACACGTGGTGGTGGACGAGGCCCAGGACCTGTCACCGATGCAGCTGAGGGCTGTCGGGCGCCGCTGTGAGAACGGCTCGGCGACCGTGCTGGGCGACATCGCCCAGGGCACGACCGCGTGGGCCACCTCCTCCTGGCAGGAGTCGCTGAGCCATCTCGGGCACGGCGACGGCCACATCGAGGAACTCACCCGCGGATTCCGAGTCCCCTCCTCGGTGATCGATTTCGCCGCCCGGCTGTTGCCCCTGATCGCCCCGGGCCTGACGGCACCCGAATCGGTCCGCGACGACCCGGGTGGTCTCGACCTCCTGGCGGTGCTGGACGGCTCCCAGGTGTGGGCCGAGACCGTCGCGGCCCTCCGGCGTGTGGGTGAACGGGCCGGGTCGGTCGGTCTCATCGTCGCCGACGACCAGCTCGATGCGGCCGAGATCGCCCTGGCCGGTCTGTCGCAGGCGTTCGTAACCCTCGGTCCGGGCAGGAATTCCGCCGGGAGTCCGGAACCGGGCCCGGTGGGTGGCGATGATCCGGAGCAGGATGCCCTCCAGGCGCTGGAAGCGCTGGCGGCCGAGTCGCCGCGGCTGAGTCTCGTGCCGGCCTCGGTGGCCAAGGGGCTGGAGTTCGACCACGTGATCGTGGTCGAACCCGCCGGCATCGCCGAGGCCGAGCCGGACCTGCGGACCGGCCTGCGCCGGCTGTACGTCGTCCTGACCCGGGCCGTGAGCACCCTGACCGTCGTCCACCATCGTCCGCTGCCGGAGGCCCTCCAGGGGTGA
- a CDS encoding TetR/AcrR family transcriptional regulator, which produces MSPRPAPDLKQRRDQVIELARALAESKGWGAVTMRRLAGDLGVTQPVLYSAFASRQALVDAVALEGFADLAAALAAVDPSPRARMRAYLDHAAAHPRVYEAMFSLPSGLPFAADDTPAPLRRAFSVIREAFPDADGTRAEVAWSVLHGLATLHAGGRLREGQVQARLDLAHRLLTEPGAD; this is translated from the coding sequence ATGTCTCCTCGACCGGCTCCGGACCTGAAGCAGCGGCGTGATCAGGTCATCGAGCTCGCCCGGGCCCTCGCCGAGTCGAAGGGCTGGGGGGCCGTCACGATGCGCCGTCTGGCCGGGGATCTCGGGGTCACCCAGCCGGTGCTCTACTCGGCCTTCGCCTCCCGGCAGGCACTCGTCGACGCCGTGGCGCTCGAAGGATTCGCCGACCTGGCCGCGGCCCTGGCGGCGGTCGACCCCTCGCCCCGGGCGCGGATGCGCGCGTACCTCGACCACGCCGCCGCCCACCCGCGGGTCTACGAGGCGATGTTCTCCCTGCCCTCAGGCCTGCCCTTCGCGGCCGACGACACCCCGGCGCCGCTCCGGCGGGCCTTCTCGGTCATTCGTGAGGCATTTCCGGATGCCGACGGCACCCGGGCGGAGGTCGCCTGGTCGGTCCTTCACGGTCTGGCCACCCTTCACGCCGGCGGACGCCTACGTGAAGGGCAGGTACAGGCCCGGCTCGATCTCGCTCACCGGCTGCTCACGGAGCCGGGAGCGGATTGA
- a CDS encoding ATP-grasp domain-containing protein, which yields MLASRSPGPDDAGGPAVIVDPYSSGALLAGEFRAAGVPVVAVLTAPQPPSVFAGTYRPDDFVDNIYSSGDDFDLTAQLRRWRPRCVLAGCDTGVELADTLAAELLPDLAHDPRLAFARRHKGRMAGALAAAGVAVPRQITSNSIDEVEKWWTASGLEGSDLVVKPPEGAGTDSVNRVAAGTDWRPVFTGLLGTVNQVGIVNETVLVQEHLTGPEYVIDTVSLDGRHSIASAGRYRKADNGPYMAVYDFMEWLPPDAPEAEEVFGYTRSVLDALGYRYGPGHAEVMRTPAGCRLIEVAARPHGSEHSHLCRVANGDSQIDRLVRYFTGGGPAPDGYVLQRPMRIVFLRARGTGILGNTRVMSGLRDLKSFHAGGLRVQDGARVETTRGLFQSLDIGVVVLSSPDAAQVEADYETVRELEGRLRIAA from the coding sequence ATGCTCGCGAGCCGATCCCCTGGACCGGACGATGCCGGCGGCCCCGCCGTCATCGTCGACCCGTACTCCTCCGGAGCTCTCCTGGCCGGCGAATTCCGCGCCGCAGGGGTCCCGGTGGTCGCCGTTCTGACCGCCCCACAACCCCCGTCGGTGTTCGCCGGTACCTACCGGCCGGACGACTTCGTCGATAACATCTATTCCAGTGGCGACGATTTCGACCTGACGGCCCAGTTACGCAGATGGCGCCCCCGATGCGTACTCGCCGGTTGTGACACCGGCGTCGAGCTCGCCGACACCCTGGCCGCCGAGCTGCTGCCGGACCTCGCCCACGACCCGCGCCTGGCCTTCGCCCGTCGGCACAAGGGCCGGATGGCGGGCGCACTCGCCGCGGCCGGGGTGGCGGTACCGCGGCAGATCACCAGTAACTCGATCGACGAAGTCGAGAAATGGTGGACCGCGTCCGGTCTCGAGGGCAGTGACCTGGTCGTCAAGCCACCCGAGGGGGCCGGTACCGACAGCGTGAACCGGGTTGCCGCGGGCACCGACTGGCGTCCCGTGTTCACCGGCCTGCTGGGCACGGTCAACCAGGTCGGCATCGTGAACGAGACCGTTCTGGTCCAGGAGCACCTGACCGGGCCCGAGTACGTGATCGACACGGTGAGCCTGGACGGCCGGCACTCGATCGCCTCGGCCGGGCGTTACCGCAAGGCGGACAACGGCCCCTACATGGCGGTCTACGACTTCATGGAGTGGCTACCCCCGGACGCCCCCGAGGCCGAGGAGGTCTTCGGGTACACCCGCTCGGTGCTCGACGCGCTCGGCTATCGCTACGGTCCGGGCCACGCCGAGGTCATGCGCACACCGGCGGGCTGCCGGCTGATCGAGGTGGCCGCCCGGCCGCACGGCAGCGAGCACTCCCACCTCTGCCGCGTCGCCAACGGCGACAGCCAGATTGACCGCCTGGTGCGGTACTTCACCGGTGGCGGGCCGGCCCCCGACGGATATGTCCTGCAGCGGCCCATGCGCATCGTCTTCCTCCGGGCCCGGGGCACCGGCATCCTCGGGAACACCCGGGTGATGAGTGGCCTGCGCGACCTGAAGAGCTTTCACGCCGGCGGCCTCCGGGTCCAGGACGGCGCCCGGGTCGAGACCACCCGCGGCCTGTTCCAGAGCCTCGACATCGGGGTCGTGGTGCTGTCCTCGCCCGACGCCGCGCAGGTGGAGGCCGACTACGAGACCGTGCGCGAGCTGGAGGGCCGGCTGCGGATCGCAGCGTGA
- a CDS encoding MarR family transcriptional regulator, producing the protein MDAQQTDAVAARPAGDAVVVHDLLSRLVRASWRMQLSVTEVDDEGDPLTLSEGFALVELNTAGEMSQQDLVVRLGLEKSSVSRLVAGLQRRGLVSRERRPSNQRFVRLLLTSRGQAVAVRVDATHRMRHQRLLGGLSEVQVEALATGLSALVPAMEGDAGPGATA; encoded by the coding sequence ATGGACGCACAGCAGACGGACGCCGTCGCGGCCCGCCCGGCGGGCGACGCCGTCGTCGTCCACGATCTCCTCAGCCGCCTGGTCCGCGCGTCGTGGCGCATGCAGCTGTCGGTCACCGAGGTGGACGACGAGGGGGACCCACTGACCCTGTCCGAGGGGTTCGCCCTGGTCGAGCTGAACACGGCCGGTGAGATGTCCCAGCAGGACCTGGTCGTGCGACTCGGTCTGGAGAAGAGCTCGGTCAGCCGCCTGGTCGCGGGGCTGCAGCGCCGAGGGCTGGTGTCCCGCGAGCGCCGGCCCTCCAACCAGCGTTTCGTCCGGCTGCTCCTGACCTCGCGCGGGCAGGCCGTGGCGGTGCGGGTGGACGCCACGCACCGGATGCGTCACCAGCGTCTCCTGGGCGGTCTCAGCGAGGTCCAGGTCGAGGCGCTCGCGACCGGGCTGAGCGCGCTGGTGCCCGCGATGGAAGGCGACGCGGGTCCGGGTGCCACGGCCTGA